The genomic stretch tcataattataaccatgttattataatatttatatataattgttattatcataataataattaataatttattaaataattaaaatataattatataatataaattactatataatagtaataaatactaattactattttataaattaataattaattaataaaatcgtagtaaaattttatattataaaatttatttaattataatatctgtaagtataataataataacaataataataataataatataatatttattattataatactccatgtaactataattataattgtattattatatattgtgatggataataatataataataattattatttgtaattaatagtttattaaaattattattattgttgttctttataaataaaatataataagtaTATTTTCAGTTTGATGTttcaatcaaatataaaatttaaaatcttgatatttttcaaacacaggaaaataaagttattgggaatcatattcccgggattcattttcctatGAATCATTTTCTCTGTCAACTTTACTctcccgccaaccaaacatggcttTTGTGTTTCCGAAAATTATTTTCAACAATAGAGTGTAACCCAACTGATTTTGTTTACATAATTATAAaagaaatgagaaaaagtagaaGTAGGTCCACATGAATATAAGTTGTTAAATATAGGGTAGCGTTAAAAAATACCAAACTCTAATACATACGAAGATTAGTTTTAGATATCAATATCAATTAGGTCATATTTACCAAACTCTAATAGATACGAAGATTAGTTTTAGATATCAATATCAATTAGGTCATATTTAGATTGATTTATTAGAGCATCAACAGTGGCAACTCGATGTTGTCTCGGTCTCATCTCGGTGAGACGAGACTGCATCGAGCTAGTGATGCGGCCACTCCGTCTCGTCCCGTATCCCTCCGCCGAGAGCATGTTGGCGAGCAGCGGTTGGGTCGTGACGCCTACTCGCTGGCTCTGCGAGTGGGGTCAATTTTCAGcgatttttaatcatttttttaatctgaaaatttaaaaatatatatatacatatatatatttaccGTTTTTtgcagatttttttttatttttttattttctttttttcccacattcatctataaataaccCAATTCCTCCACTATTTTTTCCACACACAAACACTACACTTTCACATCATCCCCGCACGTTGAACATGCTTCGGAATCACCATCAGCGGGTGTGGAAGGAATGCCGCAATTTCAACGCCATCTACGTGGCCGAACATGCTTCACAACGCCGAAGCCAACGTCGTGGGTTTGCACAAGTCGTTGCTATGTATTTCATTGCTCaaaataaattgtaatattatgATTTCAATTATATATGTTTCGTATTTCCCGATGATGTAATTTCCAtggattttaataaatttatgaaattattagtattaatttaatatttcagtgaaatattaattgaatttgttgaaaaataaaaataaaaaaggatgaatagttaagggatgagatggttaagagatgaggtaaaaagtgcagtgaTGCTGtgaatagttaatggatgagatggtATTGTGACGGTACTGAGATAGAGATGCGTATGGaatgtaaattttaaattgttttagtTCATACGTATAAAAAGTATAATCTTTAATTGATCTAATTAATACATGTCCGAGGAGGTGTCTTCATGTCCGAGGAGGAGGTGTCTTCATGCATGGCACCATATAACTCTTCTCATTGCTTCGGTTACGTTGTTAGAACAACAGATGATGTAAGAATTTATTACTTATGATATTATGGTATTGTTGTTTAACTCTCACTCAATCCTTTCAGATTGAGTTATCTCATTGCATCATCTATTTTTCGGGCTAAGGATTTAAGTTATGTTGTTAGATTCTTGTTTTCTTCGTCCTTTTTGTATTCCATCTTCTTTAATCTTACATAAGTCACGTTTTTTCGTACTATTCTATCATTAGGAAAGTGCGATCGCATCAAAGtagtattagagcatccgcaatgggcggacgatggcacgccctatggcgcgcatcgtccgcgcccattgcgggtgcgtgccatagggcgcggagcggacgatagtcgcaccctatacttcggtcgcggaggatagcgcggacgatgaccatcgtccgcgccatcatcCGCCCTattgcggctgtcgcggacgatggtcatcgtccgcgccatcgtccgcccaattgtggaggtcgcggacgatcgactcGGACGATGACACccggttttgattttctatttaaatctcgtttctcattcagttgtgcatacgaacatatcgactatctctttacatattctctctctacatccaaccaaaatgaatctcggcgacgacaccaatagttctagttcgtctgaatccggtggttcgcttgacgaagcattagatgcagccgttgaagaggccatggcggcatgctatgcgcaaatgcagcgcgagaaggaggcggcggcagcggcggctgagcaagtccattggcctattcgacataggtcgtatgtccgacgcgaccaccaggaagctcacagacgtctggttgaagactattttgccgatcaaccgcgatggggcccgactgttttccaccgccggtttagaatgtcgaggtacctttttctcagcattgttcgtacattgtcttcacgtgatgaatacttcacgtttcgagAGGACGACATCgggaaacccggccttacaccattgcaaaaatgcacgactgctattcgtcagttggcatacggcaccacggcggacctttttgacgagtacctccactgtggggagactacaggccgcgagtgtctgaagagcttttgtcgggggatagtagaggcctatggcgacacatatttgcgcaagccgacaaccactgattgccagggtctgatgcagatgcacgagagggcgcacgggtttcccgggatgctcgggagcatcgactgtatgcactgggagtggaagaattgtccgacggcgtggagaggccaattcacaagtggatacaagggcagccacccgacgatgatcctcgaagccgtcgctgaccatcggctctggatctggcatgcttacttcggcgtagccgggtcgaacaacgacattaacgtcctcaactcgtccaccctcttcaccgaccaatgtaacggtaacggcccgaccatcgagttcactgccaacagacgccaataccatatggggtactacttggccgatggcatctacccacggtggccagttttcctaaggacggtcagctgcccaattggtgagaagagggttttatttgcgcaaaagtaggaggcggcgcggaaggatgtcgagcgggcatttggggtgctccaatcacggtgggcaattgtgaaagggccggctcgtttctggtacaaggaagtcatcgccgatgtcatatatgcgtgcataatcatgcacaacatgatagtcgagagtgaaggcggaagcatcaccgactggaatgaagacgaccgtgcatctagctcttccggcacatcgaccgacacacccgatagagggttaccgttaggcttcgaagaggttctatctagacaggcctcaatacgcaaccaacaggagcatgcacagctcatgagtgacatgattgaagaagtgtgggctcgtaaccgtcgtcgctgagtttgcgttttttttaattggcattgtaatgtattaatttttattaaatgaaatgaagtttatgaaattcgtattttaatgtattattttttttaaattcgtatggattttgtaaatattaaaaaaatgatgacgtggcgcgctatagggcgcgccttagggcgccccactgcaggtggggaggtaggaggataaaactgctgacgtggcgcgccaaaatattgctaatgcccttagtCTACCAGAACAAGATTCTTTTGCTCTGGACCcaaaaattttctttttagtcgtAATCTAGACTCGTATCACTAgactaaaatataaaatgaataaataagaaTTTAGGGCCCGGATTTCAAGGTTCAACACCATATTTTTATTCATCAATACATTCACAAATCATGTGGGAGCTCCGAGATCTATCATGCAAAGCAAGACAAGGATTCAAAGAATGCTGAAGTAGACATAATTCTCCACGAGGGTTTTATcaagtttattttatactattgaACATATTATATCTAGCACATAATTCTCCATCAAGTGTTTATCAATCCAACCCAAAtcaatatgaaattatcatatTTTTCACGGGTGAACCCAATAAGGATTGATCCAAACATTTTTATGCATGTTTGTATTGAGCTATCGTTATTGTGACGGGTTGAAATTTTCAGCCTTAATATAAAACAAACTTAAAATGAGGTTTATGATTATATTTGTGATAGTCATAGTAATGTTTGAGACAAGTAAACATTGAACTAACTAATTAGAAATGCAGGAGAGTTATGAAATCAACAACTTATGATTTCCTTGCTTATTTGAtcttttcattatttatttactttcttagttttagtattattactatttatttttgtttaattaatcaaaacaACCTTTAAAATCTATGAACGGGAAAGTATATGAGATTTATGTTGCATTATTTAGACGCTAATCATGGAAATGATACTACATATACATACCATTAGCTATAATTAATATTGTTCacttacaattttattttagtgTTAATAAAAACTATATCAAATACTACATattatcataaaataaaaataaaatataaatcacCTCCAAAATTATAACCCACGTCCATCAAATTGCGATTTGATGGAGATAGAGAATTGGAGATTTATTTTGAATAGCAATGTGAAGAAACGACACTAGTGAGTGAATATCGTCGAACATGtgaagaaattgagattgaaaaTGAATATCGTCAACgtgaaacaaataaaaaaataacgtTGATGAAGATGATTGATATTTGACATATTTAATTTCCAGAAAAAAACAAAGATGATCGGTAtcataaatttgattttatgatTGTGGAAGTTTCTATAACTATGTACTACTAGTAAAAATATATCTTTCAAATGCTAGTATGTCATTGTTgagtaaaaataaatagaaattattAAATGCCACATGTTATATGTATCCATCGTTggataaaaaaatactactccgtaGCTTACAAAAGCTATCTTTGAATATTTGataattatcataattttaCAAAGTCTTTgaaattatactccataattCGAGAACACACACaaactcaaaaataaaagtCAGCTTGAGAAAAAAATAACTTCACAAAGTCTCTTCCATTTTAACTTCACCTGAATCTCCCCTCTCTCCGCCGGCTGACCACCGCTGCAGCGCTACCGATCGACGGTGGCCTCGCCCCAGTCTCCTAAAATGGCTTGGGTACTGACTCTCGCCATCCTCTTCTTCACCACCGCCGTCTCCGCCGCTGAATTTCGATCGAATTCTCCGGATTACCATTCGATTACATTCGTCAATAACACCAGTACCAGAGGCAACGCCATGATCTTGCCCCTGTTTTTCAAGCAGCACGCCACCAACCGCGTCAAGGATCACTTTTTCGCCCGCCGCCATCTCCACGCAAGCACCATCCCCAATGCTCGCATGCCTCTCCATGACGATCTCCTCCTTAACGGGTTTGCGTCTTCTTCTCTGTTTCAATTTCACATTTTCTCTTGCGATGCCGGATCCGATCTCGGATATCTGATCGATTCTGATGCAGCTATTACACCACTCGGCTCTGGATCGGGACTCCGCCGCAGCGTTTCGCCCTCATAGTTGATACTGGCAGCACTGTTACTTATGTTCCTTGCGCCACTTGTGAACAGTGTGGAAAGCATCAGGTTCGCTCCCCCCCAATTTCTCTCTAAGTTCTTTGTTTTGCGATTCAAAATTTCCGTTTGTTTGCTCGATTGCAGCGCGTCTCTTATTTACTTTCGAATTTCAATCTATTTATTGTATTGTGGGAAATAAATCTGGTAATTAATTTATACCAATCAAAACTTTAACTGGTCATTATAGCTGGTAAATGATAATATGTGTCAACTTGCAGAATAAGGCGAGAACAATACTGTTGCGGTAATCTGTATTTCTCTGTAACGATTTACTACTATGCATCTATTCAAATATTTAAAGGCCAACATTGATTTGTTAATATCTTAGCCATTGAGATCCACCTGATGAATTGAATTATGCTCCCATCAAATAACACAAAATGGGCAGAGGGAGCGGATGAATAGGTCTTACTATGTGGTTTATGCTCTAAGGTGTAGCTAACTTGAAAGAGAAACAGGGGAGAAAATCATAGCTTCACTAGATTGAGCCATTGAGAAGCATATAGGTCTGTCTGTGTGAAATCAGTGCACTTTATCATGTGTATTTTCAGTTTATTGGACACTATTTTCCTCTCTTTTCGTTTTGGGTACGGACTACCTTCTTTTTTCTTACTTAATGATTCAGTAGTGCTTTAGGTATAATCCATACTATTTTGGGTGACTGTATCTTTTCTGTTTACTGTACTTATATCACTTTCTTATGAACAAGTAATCTCATTACACCGTTTGTATTCTTTTACCCAATTTGATTGAAATTCTCTTTCTTTAATAGGATCCGAAGTtccaaccggaatcgtcaatcACATATGAACCTCTAAAGTGCAACATTGATTGCACTTGCGATACTGATAGAGAACAATGTATTTATGAAAGACAGTATGCTGAAATGAGTTCGAGCAGTGGGGTCTTGGGAGTAGACATAATTTCATTTGGCAATCTAAGTGATCTACAACCGCAACGAGCTACTTTTGGATGTGAGAATATGGAAACAGGGGATCTTTACAGCCAACATGCTGATGGGATAATGGGTTTAGGCCGTGGAGATCTTAGTATCGTGGATCAGCTTGTTGAGAAAGGTGTAATCAGTGATTCATTCTCGTTATGCTATGGTGGAATGGATGTGGGTGGTGGTTCAATGGTTCTTGGAGGAATTTCCTCCCCTAAGGAGATGGTTTTTTCAAATTCCGACCCTGTTCGCAGGTACGCTTCGGAAGACTTACAACTGAGTGTTAGGCTCTATCCTAACAAGTACACTTGATAGATCTCACACATTTACTCTAGTTTCGGGATGGCAACAGTCCATATTACAATATAGAGCTGAATGAGATTCGTGTTGCTGGGAAAAAGCTGCCCCTAAATCCCAAGGTTTTTGATGGCAAACATGGAACTGTTCTGGATAGTGGCACAACCTATGCTTATCTTCCACAAGCTGCATTTGAGGCCTTTAAAGCAGCTGTAATATTCATTTTGTGGATTATACTGCTTTTGGAAGTCCTAAGAGACATGTCTTAGCTAATCTcccatttttgcatgtagattTTGAAGGAAACCCAATCCCTCAAAAGAATACAAGGGCCTGACCCTAACTATAATGATATCTGCTTCTCAGGCGCTGGAAGGTAATGTGATTTTTGTTGTGGAATTGgctatatagtactccctccgtcccaaggaagatgacctcttccttgggcggcacggagttttatgcagttttattttgtgtgttaggtggagagagtaaagtaagagagagggaataaagtagagataaaggtgtttccatatatagtaatgggtcatcttgaatgggacaaaccaaaaaggaaagtgggtcatctttagtggaacggaggaagtataagtTTCCTGCCACTTATATTTGTGATGTTAAATGTCAATATTGCTCCAGTGATGCTGCACAACTTTCAAAAGCTTTTCCATCCGCTGAAATGGTATTTGGTAATGGACAAAAGCTGTTGTTGGCCCCCGAAAATTATCTGTTCAGGGTAAAGTCCTTTTCTTCATTTTATCCCCATATCCTTTTTAGTACTGTGATGCACAATCAATAACATAATATATTCGCTGTGCTTAGCATTTAAGTAGAGTCAGATTTTATGGTCACTGATTCTTGTTCTTCTGAAATACAGCACTCGAAGATCCATGGTGCATACTGTCTTGGGATCTTCCAGAATGGAAAAGAGTCAACCACTCTTTTGGGAGGTaccaatgttatcaatctcgtatggcggcttatggcagttcgcctaaaaaccgccacagggatatggcggatatggcggtcaataattaaataaataaaataatataattcagaaattagaaaataattaaaatataacatttaaaacactttaaacaattaattaagtataaaatacaactctaacctccatgtttcttgcataatgccccattcctaaatACAGTACAcatgcaatgttgtcaaatgttggatatggcggtgctatggcagcgacatggtactatggcgtttccaccactgaacgccatgccatagcgccacGGCGCCACCATATCCGCTATTTTATA from Salvia splendens isolate huo1 chromosome 4, SspV2, whole genome shotgun sequence encodes the following:
- the LOC121798893 gene encoding aspartic proteinase 36-like produces the protein MAWVLTLAILFFTTAVSAAEFRSNSPDYHSITFVNNTSTRGNAMILPLFFKQHATNRVKDHFFARRHLHASTIPNARMPLHDDLLLNGYYTTRLWIGTPPQRFALIVDTGSTVTYVPCATCEQCGKHQDPKFQPESSITYEPLKCNIDCTCDTDREQCIYERQYAEMSSSSGVLGVDIISFGNLSDLQPQRATFGCENMETGDLYSQHADGIMGLGRGDLSIVDQLVEKGVISDSFSLCYGGMDVGGGSMVLGGISSPKEMVFSNSDPVRSPYYNIELNEIRVAGKKLPLNPKVFDGKHGTVLDSGTTYAYLPQAAFEAFKAAILKETQSLKRIQGPDPNYNDICFSGAGSDAAQLSKAFPSAEMVFGNGQKLLLAPENYLFRHSKIHGAYCLGIFQNGKESTTLLGGIIVRNTLVTYDREHEKIGFWKTNCSELWERLHLSPASPHLPSDTDEVDSTTGMAPKLAPTGPPQPQTPGDVKIGLIKFSMLLTINYTELKPHIPELVQSIGKDLDVKPSQVKLTNYTSGGNVTLLKWAIYPAQSDDYISNSTAMKILSRLSGNQLHVPDSFGSYKLSEWSMEPPPKRTWWKQHYLALVIAFSVVVVIGLLASGGWFIWRRKQSQAEIPYKPVDSVVAEQELQPLQN